A region from the Salicibibacter cibarius genome encodes:
- the deoC gene encoding deoxyribose-phosphate aldolase, giving the protein MKQNELTAYIDHTLLKPEATKADIVALCEEAKDYHFATVCIPPYWVTTAVQALEGSGVGVTTVIGFPHGMNLSGVKAYETEKAIEQGASDVDMVINAGALKSGDEEGVRADIEAVVIASGGRALVKVIIETSRLTDEEKKLATRLALEAGADYVKTSTGFHTAGATLADIKLMKEVVGENGKLKAAGGVKTAEDARTFIEAGTDRIGTSSGIAIVTGEGESDGY; this is encoded by the coding sequence ATGAAGCAGAACGAACTAACCGCATATATTGATCACACCCTCCTAAAACCGGAAGCGACGAAAGCTGATATCGTGGCATTGTGCGAAGAGGCGAAAGACTATCATTTTGCCACTGTTTGTATCCCGCCGTATTGGGTAACGACAGCTGTGCAAGCATTGGAAGGGAGCGGTGTCGGTGTAACAACGGTCATCGGTTTCCCGCACGGCATGAACTTATCGGGTGTAAAGGCCTATGAAACGGAGAAAGCCATTGAACAGGGCGCGTCAGACGTGGATATGGTCATCAATGCCGGCGCCCTGAAATCAGGTGATGAGGAGGGCGTTCGAGCTGACATTGAGGCAGTCGTAATCGCCAGCGGCGGCCGGGCGCTTGTAAAAGTGATTATCGAGACAAGCAGACTAACCGATGAAGAAAAGAAACTAGCAACTCGTCTCGCGCTTGAAGCAGGTGCCGATTATGTAAAAACATCAACCGGCTTTCACACGGCCGGCGCGACACTCGCCGATATTAAATTAATGAAAGAAGTCGTCGGTGAAAACGGAAAACTTAAAGCTGCCGGCGGTGTTAAGACAGCAGAAGACGCAAGGACTTTTATCGAAGCGGGCACCGACCGGATTGGAACAAGTTCGGGTATTGCGATTGTTACGGGTGAAGGAGAGAGTGACGGTTACTAG
- the rpsD gene encoding 30S ribosomal protein S4 yields the protein MARYTGPTWKKSRRLGVSLSGTGKELAKRPYPPGEHGPTQRKKLSEYGLQLREKQKLRYMYGLNERQFVRTFEKAGKMKGVHGENFMILLERRLDNLVYRAGLARTRQGARQLVNHGHITVDGGRVDIPSYTVKPGQTFGVREKSRNLSVIADAREALAFEPEYINFDGDKLEGTFTRLPERSELPSEISEALIVEWYSR from the coding sequence ATGGCTCGCTATACAGGTCCAACCTGGAAAAAATCCCGCCGTCTAGGCGTTTCGCTTAGCGGAACGGGGAAAGAATTGGCAAAGCGCCCTTACCCGCCGGGTGAGCACGGCCCTACCCAACGAAAAAAATTAAGTGAATACGGTTTGCAGCTTCGGGAAAAACAGAAGCTTCGCTATATGTATGGATTAAATGAGCGTCAGTTCGTACGCACATTTGAAAAAGCCGGGAAAATGAAAGGTGTTCACGGCGAGAACTTCATGATTTTGCTGGAAAGACGCTTGGACAACCTTGTGTACCGTGCCGGCCTTGCACGCACACGCCAAGGCGCGCGTCAACTCGTGAATCATGGCCACATCACCGTAGATGGAGGACGTGTCGATATCCCGTCCTATACAGTAAAGCCGGGGCAAACCTTCGGTGTTCGCGAAAAATCCCGCAACTTGAGTGTGATCGCGGACGCACGCGAAGCGTTGGCTTTCGAACCGGAATATATTAATTTCGACGGAGACAAGTTGGAAGGAACGTTCACGCGTTTGCCGGAACGCTCCGAATTGCCGTCCGAAATTAGCGAAGCCCTCATCGTGGAGTGGTATTCACGTTAA